CCAGGCCGTGATCCCCGGCGGTGTGAACTCCCCCGTGCGGGCCTTCGGCGCGGTCGGGGGGACCCCGCCGTTCATCGCGTCGGGCAGCGGCCCCTACGTCACAGACGTGGACGGGCACGAGTACGTCGACCTGGTCGGCTCGTGGGGCCCGGCGCTGCTGGGCCACGCGCACCCCGAGGTCGTCGAGGCCGTGCAGGCCGCCGCGGCCCGCGGTCTCGGGTTCGGCGCCCCGACGGTCACCGAGGTCGACCTGGTCGACGAGATCCGCTCGCGCGTCCCCGCCGCGGAGATGGTGCGGCTCGTCTCGACCGGCACCGAGGCCACGATGACCGCGCTGCGCCTCGCGCGCGCCCACACGGGCCGCGACCTCGTCGTGAAGTTCGCGGGCTGCTACCACGGGCACGTCGACGCGCTGCTGGCGTCGGCGGGCTCGGGTGTCGCGACGCTCGCGCTGCCCGACTCGGCCGGCGTCTCGACGGCCGTCGCGGCCGAGACGATCGTGCTCCCCTACAACGACGTCGACGCGGTCGCGGAGGCGTTCGCGACGCACGGCGACCGGATCGCCGCGGTCATCACCGAGGCCGCGCCCGCCAACATGGGCGTCGTCCCGCCGGGGCCGGGCTTCAACGGCGAGCTGCGCCGGCTGACGGCCGAGCACGGTGCGCTGCTCATCCAGGACGAGGTGCTCACCGGCTTCCGGGTCGGGTACTCGGGCTGGTGGGGGCTCGAGGGCCTGCGGGAGGGCTGGGCCGCGGACCTGTTCACGTTCGGCAAGGTCATCGGCGGCGGTCTGCCCGTCGCGGCCGTGGGCGGTCGGCGCGACGTGATGCGGAACCTCGCGCCGGTCGGGCCGGTCTACCAGGCGGGCACGCTGTCGGGGAACCCGGTCGCGACCGCCGCCGGCCTGGCGACGCTCCGGCTCGCCGACGCGCCGGTGTACGCCCGGATCGACCAGACCGCGGCGACGCTGCGCACCGAGGTGTCGCGCGTGCTCGCGGAGGAGTCCGTCCCGCACAGCGTGCAGTGGGCGGGCAGCCTGTTCAGCACGATGTTCGGCCCCGAGGCCGCGACCCACGGCGTCCGCGACTACGCGGCGGTGCAGGCGACGGAGGCGTGGCGGTACGCGCCCTTCCACCGCGCGCTGCTGGAGGCGGGCGTGTACGCGCCGCCGTCGCCGTTCGAGGCGTGGTTCGTCTCGGCCGCGCACGACGACGCCGCCGTCGAGCGGGTCCTGTCGGCGCTCCCGGCCGCCGCGCGCGCCGCCGCCGCGGCCGCCCCGCCTGCCTGACGGCACGCACCGCACGACCACGAAGGCCCGCCACCGTCCAGCACGGTGGCGGGCCTTCTCGTCCGGGCCGCCCGACGAGGAGAGGGCGGCGTCCGGACGGCGCCCGGCGGCCGGGCACGGCCGGCCGGGCGCAGGTCCTAGTACGTGAACGCGGCGACCCGCGACCTCAGGTCGGCGGACATCCGGGCGAGCTCCTCGACGTTGCTGCCCATCTGCGCCAGGACGTCGGAGCTGGTCGCGGCCGACGTGGCGACGCCCGTGATGTTCGTGGCGATGTCCCCCGTGCCGGCCGCGGCGTCGGCGACCCCGCGCGACATCTCGGTCGTGGTCGCGGTCTGCTCCTCGATCGCGGAGGCGATGGTGAGCTGGTGGTCGTTGATCGCCTCGATGATCGAGGAGATCTCGCCGATCGCCGACACGGCACCGGTGGTGTCGGACTGGATCGCCTCGACACGGCGCGCGATGTCCTCGGTCGCCTTGGCGGTCTCCGACGCGAGCTCCTTGACCTCGCCCGCGACGACCGCGAAACCCTTGCCTGCCTCGCCGGCCCGCGCGGCCTCGATCGTGGCGTTGAGCGCGAGCAGGTTCGTCTGCTCCGCGATCGACGTGATGACCTTGACGACGTTCCCGATCTCCAGGCTGGACTCGCCGAGCTTCGCGACGCGCTCGTTCGTCACGGTCGCCATCTGCGTCGCCTCGTGCGCGACCTTCGCGGCCTCGGACGCGCTCTGCGCGATCTCCCGGATCGACGCGCCCATCTGCTCGGACCCGGCGGCGACGGACTGCACGTAGCGGGACACCTGGTCGGCGGTGGTGGCGACGACACCGGCCTGGGCACTGGTCTCCTCCTGCGCGGCGCCGACCTGCTGCGACGCGGCGGACAGCTCCTCGGCGGCGGCGGCGACGGTCTCGGCCGCCTCGACGACCCCCGCGAGGGTGGACCGCACGGACCGCTGCGCGACGCCGAGCGCCTCGGCGGTCTGGCCGACCTCGTCGCCGTTGCGCACCGTCGCCTCGACGGTGAAGTCGCCGCGCGCCATGGCCTGCAGGCTGCGACGGACGTCGTCGACGGCGCGCCGCACGTTGCGCACGACGAGCCACGTGAGGACGGACGCGAGGGCGAAGGCGACTGCCAGGTTGGTGACGAGCACGATCATGGCGTTCTCGGCGCGGGCCTGGGACTGGCCGGCGAGGCTCGTGATGAAGGCGGTGTTCTCGGCCGCGACCCGGTCGAGG
The sequence above is a segment of the Cellulomonas fimi genome. Coding sequences within it:
- the hemL gene encoding glutamate-1-semialdehyde 2,1-aminomutase: MSRYGSSEAAVAGRTSAETFAHAQAVIPGGVNSPVRAFGAVGGTPPFIASGSGPYVTDVDGHEYVDLVGSWGPALLGHAHPEVVEAVQAAAARGLGFGAPTVTEVDLVDEIRSRVPAAEMVRLVSTGTEATMTALRLARAHTGRDLVVKFAGCYHGHVDALLASAGSGVATLALPDSAGVSTAVAAETIVLPYNDVDAVAEAFATHGDRIAAVITEAAPANMGVVPPGPGFNGELRRLTAEHGALLIQDEVLTGFRVGYSGWWGLEGLREGWAADLFTFGKVIGGGLPVAAVGGRRDVMRNLAPVGPVYQAGTLSGNPVATAAGLATLRLADAPVYARIDQTAATLRTEVSRVLAEESVPHSVQWAGSLFSTMFGPEAATHGVRDYAAVQATEAWRYAPFHRALLEAGVYAPPSPFEAWFVSAAHDDAAVERVLSALPAAARAAAAAAPPA
- a CDS encoding methyl-accepting chemotaxis protein, whose translation is MSQPTSSRRRLQWFADRGIQTKILATLAVAGTIVLLSSGYAVLVLQQTRTDMKTMADGQSQISDVRDLVHQNQLKARMIVAQIAASDEPTAKSDWRRALDSNDTELDGQIEAYTASAAGGEQSWQAFLEHYATWREIRDEQLVPAALEEDLHEYARIREEVGQPAIEVYVADLDRVAAENTAFITSLAGQSQARAENAMIVLVTNLAVAFALASVLTWLVVRNVRRAVDDVRRSLQAMARGDFTVEATVRNGDEVGQTAEALGVAQRSVRSTLAGVVEAAETVAAAAEELSAASQQVGAAQEETSAQAGVVATTADQVSRYVQSVAAGSEQMGASIREIAQSASEAAKVAHEATQMATVTNERVAKLGESSLEIGNVVKVITSIAEQTNLLALNATIEAARAGEAGKGFAVVAGEVKELASETAKATEDIARRVEAIQSDTTGAVSAIGEISSIIEAINDHQLTIASAIEEQTATTTEMSRGVADAAAGTGDIATNITGVATSAATSSDVLAQMGSNVEELARMSADLRSRVAAFTY